One window of the Streptococcus parasanguinis ATCC 15912 genome contains the following:
- the gyrB gene encoding DNA topoisomerase (ATP-hydrolyzing) subunit B yields the protein MTEDKQQENQAQEYDASQIQVLEGLEAVRMRPGMYIGSTSKEGLHHLVWEIVDNSIDEALAGFASHIEVFIEADNSITVVDDGRGIPVDIQEKTGRPAVETVFTVLHAGGKFGGGGYKVSGGLHGVGSSVVNALSTSLDVRVYKNGSIYYQEYRRGHVVDDLKVIGETDRTGTTVHFIPDPEIFTETTEYDFEKLNKRIQELAFLNRGLRISLTDKREGLEQEKHYHYEGGISSYVEYINENKDVIFEKPIYTDGEMDDITVEVAMQYTTGYHETVMSFANNIHTHEGGTHEQGFRTALTRVVNDYAKKNKLLKENEDNLTGEDVREGLTAVISVKHPNPQFEGQTKTKLGNSEVVKITNRLFSDAFSDFLLENPQIAKKIVEKGILAAKARVAAKRAREVTRKKSGLEISNLPGKLADCSSNNPQETELFIVEGDSAGGSAKSGRNREFQAILPIRGKILNVEKASMDKILANEEIRSLFTAMGTGFGAEFDVTKARYQKLVIMTDADVDGAHIRTLLLTLIYRYMKPVLEAGYVYIAQPPIYGVKVGSEIKEYIQPGANQEAELAAALERYSEGRSKPTIQRYKGLGEMDDHQLWETTMNPEHRLMARVSVDDAAEADKIFDMLMGDRVEPRREFIEENAEYSTLDV from the coding sequence ATGACAGAGGATAAACAGCAAGAAAATCAAGCACAAGAATATGACGCCAGTCAGATTCAGGTCTTGGAAGGACTAGAAGCCGTTCGGATGCGTCCGGGGATGTATATTGGATCTACCTCAAAAGAAGGTCTTCATCATCTGGTCTGGGAAATCGTAGATAACTCGATTGACGAAGCCTTAGCCGGTTTTGCTAGCCATATTGAAGTTTTCATTGAAGCAGATAATTCTATCACGGTTGTCGATGATGGTCGTGGGATCCCAGTGGATATCCAAGAAAAGACAGGTCGACCTGCCGTTGAAACTGTCTTTACCGTGCTTCACGCGGGAGGAAAATTCGGCGGAGGCGGCTACAAGGTTTCTGGTGGTCTTCACGGGGTCGGGTCATCCGTTGTGAATGCCCTCTCCACATCCCTCGATGTTCGCGTCTATAAAAATGGCAGTATCTATTACCAAGAGTATCGACGTGGACACGTTGTGGATGATTTGAAAGTTATCGGGGAGACAGATCGGACAGGGACAACTGTTCACTTTATTCCAGACCCAGAAATCTTCACGGAAACCACCGAGTATGATTTTGAAAAATTAAATAAACGGATTCAAGAACTAGCCTTTTTGAATCGTGGCTTGCGTATTTCTTTGACGGATAAGCGAGAAGGCCTGGAGCAAGAAAAGCATTACCACTACGAAGGTGGGATCTCTAGTTACGTCGAATACATCAATGAAAACAAGGATGTCATCTTTGAAAAACCAATCTACACAGATGGTGAAATGGATGATATTACAGTTGAAGTAGCTATGCAATATACCACAGGCTACCATGAGACGGTCATGAGTTTTGCGAATAACATTCATACCCATGAAGGTGGGACGCATGAACAGGGCTTCCGTACAGCTCTCACTCGTGTGGTCAATGATTATGCTAAGAAAAATAAGCTCTTAAAAGAAAACGAAGACAATCTAACTGGGGAGGATGTTCGAGAAGGCTTAACAGCAGTTATCTCGGTTAAACATCCTAATCCACAGTTTGAAGGACAAACCAAGACCAAACTTGGAAATTCAGAAGTTGTTAAAATTACCAATCGACTCTTTAGTGATGCCTTTTCTGATTTCCTTTTGGAAAATCCACAAATTGCTAAGAAAATCGTCGAAAAAGGGATTTTAGCGGCCAAAGCTCGGGTGGCTGCTAAGCGAGCGCGTGAGGTGACCCGTAAGAAATCGGGGCTTGAGATTTCCAACCTACCTGGTAAATTGGCAGATTGTTCTTCAAATAATCCACAAGAAACAGAACTCTTTATCGTCGAAGGGGATTCAGCCGGAGGATCTGCAAAATCCGGTCGGAATCGGGAATTTCAAGCGATTCTCCCAATTCGTGGTAAAATTTTGAACGTTGAAAAAGCAAGTATGGACAAAATTCTAGCCAATGAAGAAATTCGTAGCCTATTTACAGCAATGGGAACTGGATTTGGTGCAGAATTTGATGTTACAAAAGCGCGTTATCAAAAATTAGTGATCATGACCGATGCTGATGTCGATGGCGCTCATATCCGAACTCTTCTATTGACCTTGATCTATCGCTATATGAAACCAGTCTTGGAAGCGGGATATGTTTATATCGCGCAGCCACCGATCTATGGGGTCAAAGTGGGTAGTGAAATTAAAGAATATATCCAACCAGGTGCTAACCAAGAAGCAGAATTAGCTGCAGCCTTGGAACGCTATTCAGAAGGTCGCTCAAAACCAACTATCCAACGATACAAAGGTCTTGGAGAAATGGATGATCACCAACTGTGGGAAACAACTATGAACCCTGAACATCGTTTGATGGCGCGTGTATCTGTAGATGATGCTGCTGAAGCAGATAAAATTTTTGATATGTTGATGGGAGATCGAGTAGAACCCCGTCGTGAGTTTATCGAAGAAAACGCTGAATATAGTACACTCGATGTATAA
- a CDS encoding HAD-IA family hydrolase, translating to MNYHDFIWDLGGTLLDNYETSTNAFVATLKDFHIQADHDSVYAALKISTQDAIQTFAPHISNFRTEYKKKEALGLQEPVLFEGAKELLAEIQAHGGRHFLISHRDRQVLTLIEQTGIAPFFTEIVTADEGFPRKPDPASMLYLKEKYGIQDGLVIGDRPIDIEAGEAAGLSTYLFDSMPHLHQFIFE from the coding sequence ATGAATTATCATGATTTTATATGGGATCTTGGTGGGACGCTATTGGATAATTACGAAACGTCCACAAATGCCTTTGTAGCGACATTGAAGGACTTTCACATCCAAGCCGATCATGATTCTGTTTATGCAGCATTAAAAATCTCAACACAGGATGCAATTCAAACTTTTGCACCTCATATTTCCAATTTTCGTACGGAATACAAGAAAAAAGAAGCCTTAGGCTTGCAAGAGCCAGTCTTATTTGAGGGGGCAAAAGAGTTACTAGCAGAGATACAAGCACATGGAGGACGCCATTTTTTGATATCTCATCGGGATCGCCAAGTTCTGACCCTCATTGAACAGACAGGCATTGCCCCCTTCTTTACGGAGATTGTAACAGCAGACGAGGGATTTCCTCGAAAACCAGATCCAGCCTCTATGCTTTATTTGAAGGAAAAATATGGCATTCAAGATGGTTTGGTCATCGGAGATCGTCCGATCGATATAGAAGCTGGGGAGGCTGCAGGGCTTTCGACCTATTTATTTGATTCCATGCCACACTTACACCAGTTTATATTTGAATAG
- a CDS encoding DJ-1 family glyoxalase III codes for MKKVATILANGFEEIEALTIVDVLRRAGIDCDLIGMEETVTGSHQITVEVDRLWNGDLSDYDGIFLPGGMPGAANLRDNPELIAALQEESRKGKIISAICAAPIVLARAGLLKEKNYTCYDGFEEEIQDGHYQKETVVKDGNLLTSRGPSTALALAYALVEQFGGDAQNLRKGMLYQDVFGDA; via the coding sequence ATGAAAAAAGTAGCAACTATTTTAGCAAACGGTTTTGAAGAAATTGAAGCTTTGACCATTGTCGATGTTTTGAGACGAGCTGGTATCGACTGTGACCTCATTGGTATGGAAGAAACGGTCACAGGTTCTCATCAGATCACTGTGGAAGTAGACCGCCTCTGGAATGGAGACCTGTCAGATTATGATGGAATCTTCTTACCAGGTGGGATGCCAGGAGCCGCAAATTTGCGGGATAATCCGGAATTGATTGCAGCCCTTCAAGAAGAAAGTAGGAAGGGAAAAATCATCTCTGCGATTTGTGCAGCACCAATTGTCTTGGCGCGTGCCGGCCTCTTAAAAGAAAAAAACTATACGTGTTACGATGGTTTTGAAGAAGAGATTCAAGATGGGCACTATCAGAAAGAAACAGTGGTGAAAGACGGTAATCTCCTGACCAGTCGTGGTCCTTCAACTGCTCTTGCCTTAGCATATGCCTTGGTAGAGCAATTTGGAGGAGATGCCCAAAACCTTCGTAAAGGAATGCTCTATCAAGACGTCTTTGGAGATGCTTAA
- a CDS encoding FtsW/RodA/SpoVE family cell cycle protein has product MKKNHFWDIHLDYSIIGIVLTLLMIGILSVYVAVSHDYPQMVWSFLGQQLAWIGMGCVVCLIVTIFSTKFLWKITPFLYLLGLILMVLPLIFYNPNLVASTGAKNWVAYGNITLFQPSEFMKIPFILMLSRSIVRFLQRNKGRERWLRQDWLLILELTIYTIPVFALLALQQDLGTALVFLAIFAGLVLISGVSWKIILPVVLFIVGGLAGFLFLFLSEGGRAFLHQQLRMPTYQINRILAWLNPFDYAQTTTYQQAQGQLAIASGGVSGQGFNVSNLLVPVRESDMIFTVIAEDFGFVGSLVLLILYVFLIYRILKITLQSNNQFYTYISIGFIMMLVFHIFENVGAVTGLLPLTGIPLPFISQGGSSIISNLIGVGLVLSIYNHSSKKKEPEEGVPIRKKVVLKRAQ; this is encoded by the coding sequence ATGAAGAAAAATCATTTTTGGGATATCCACCTGGATTATTCGATCATTGGGATTGTTCTCACCCTTCTCATGATTGGGATTTTATCTGTTTATGTAGCAGTTTCTCATGACTATCCCCAAATGGTCTGGTCTTTTTTGGGACAACAATTGGCTTGGATTGGTATGGGGTGTGTTGTTTGCTTGATTGTCACGATATTTAGCACGAAATTTCTATGGAAAATCACTCCCTTTCTTTACCTACTTGGCTTGATCTTGATGGTCCTTCCTCTTATCTTTTATAATCCAAACTTGGTAGCTTCAACAGGAGCTAAAAACTGGGTGGCTTATGGAAACATCACCTTATTTCAGCCTTCAGAATTTATGAAAATTCCTTTCATTCTAATGCTGTCACGCTCCATTGTCCGATTTTTACAACGAAATAAGGGGCGTGAGCGCTGGTTGCGACAAGATTGGCTTTTGATTCTAGAGTTGACGATCTATACGATTCCTGTCTTTGCCTTATTGGCTCTCCAACAGGATTTGGGAACAGCCTTAGTATTTTTGGCGATCTTTGCTGGCTTAGTCCTGATTTCAGGAGTTTCTTGGAAAATCATTTTACCAGTGGTCTTGTTCATTGTTGGAGGCCTTGCTGGCTTTCTCTTCCTCTTTTTATCAGAAGGTGGTCGTGCTTTTCTTCACCAGCAATTAAGAATGCCAACCTACCAAATCAATCGGATTTTGGCTTGGTTAAATCCTTTTGATTACGCACAAACGACAACCTACCAGCAAGCGCAAGGACAGTTGGCTATTGCTAGTGGGGGCGTGTCAGGCCAGGGATTTAATGTTTCCAATTTATTAGTTCCTGTGCGGGAAAGTGATATGATTTTTACAGTAATAGCAGAAGATTTTGGTTTTGTTGGCTCACTTGTGCTTCTGATTTTATACGTTTTTTTGATTTATCGAATTTTAAAAATCACCCTCCAGTCCAATAACCAGTTTTATACCTATATTTCCATTGGATTTATTATGATGCTGGTCTTTCATATTTTTGAAAATGTCGGAGCAGTGACTGGTCTTCTCCCCTTGACGGGGATTCCCCTCCCCTTTATCTCACAAGGTGGATCGTCTATTATTAGTAATCTAATTGGTGTTGGACTGGTTCTCTCAATTTACAATCATAGTAGCAAAAAGAAAGAGCCAGAGGAAGGGGTGCCAATCCGTAAAAAAGTTGTCCTTAAGAGGGCGCAATAG
- a CDS encoding YeiH family protein codes for MKNKGFGLAIAFVLALCAMFLGNFFPIIGSSVFALILGIVLNELVDLPENSRPGLNWSGKKLLQYSIIFMGFSLPIATVASTGLSSLKISLPTITVAFLAAIIFGKVFHLKSHLRTLIGFGTAICGGSAIAAAAPIIEADEEEIALSMSTIFFFNILAVFIFPVLGHIWHMSNFQFGLWSGTAINDTSSVVAAAFSYSKAAGEMATIVKLTRALMIVPVCLGLIGLKWYRSKQQGRNKGMLKKIIPWFIIWFIVASILSSIGLVPKVVLPYLKDLSHLFMAMALVGIGSKVSWKQFRAAGAAPLLVGLIAWFCVAGSSLILQMLFY; via the coding sequence ATGAAAAATAAGGGATTTGGACTAGCAATTGCATTTGTACTGGCTCTTTGTGCCATGTTTTTGGGAAATTTCTTTCCCATCATTGGCTCCAGTGTCTTTGCTTTGATTTTAGGAATTGTCCTCAATGAATTAGTAGATTTACCAGAGAATTCACGACCAGGACTGAACTGGTCCGGTAAGAAATTATTGCAGTATTCGATTATCTTTATGGGATTTAGCTTGCCGATTGCGACGGTTGCCTCTACAGGCTTGTCTTCTTTGAAGATTAGTCTGCCAACGATAACAGTTGCCTTTCTGGCAGCGATTATCTTTGGGAAAGTCTTCCATCTGAAATCTCATCTACGGACCTTAATTGGGTTTGGAACAGCTATTTGTGGTGGATCTGCTATCGCAGCAGCTGCGCCGATCATTGAAGCAGACGAAGAGGAAATTGCCTTATCTATGTCAACCATCTTCTTCTTCAACATTTTGGCTGTCTTTATCTTTCCAGTATTAGGGCATATATGGCATATGTCTAATTTTCAATTTGGCCTCTGGTCAGGAACAGCCATTAACGATACGTCATCTGTTGTAGCAGCAGCGTTTTCCTACAGTAAAGCGGCGGGTGAAATGGCTACAATTGTTAAGTTAACACGAGCTCTTATGATTGTACCGGTCTGTTTGGGCTTGATCGGTTTAAAATGGTATCGGAGTAAACAACAAGGAAGAAACAAAGGAATGTTAAAAAAAATTATTCCTTGGTTCATCATCTGGTTTATTGTGGCTTCTATCCTTTCATCTATCGGCTTGGTACCTAAAGTGGTTCTTCCTTACCTAAAGGACCTTTCTCACCTCTTTATGGCCATGGCCTTAGTCGGAATCGGAAGCAAGGTTTCTTGGAAACAGTTCCGTGCAGCAGGAGCAGCCCCCCTTCTGGTAGGTTTGATTGCTTGGTTTTGTGTAGCCGGATCTAGCTTAATTCTACAGATGCTATTCTACTAA